Proteins from a single region of Xiphias gladius isolate SHS-SW01 ecotype Sanya breed wild chromosome 2, ASM1685928v1, whole genome shotgun sequence:
- the ifng1 gene encoding interferon gamma 1, whose amino-acid sequence MSSCCGSVCLLVLLGVALACGSPLHLPEDLIHLQESIADLLALKEPEIGSKPLFSSVIKSVDTSCQRKEDILLMNATLDVYMHIFSSILQHGHRHHDGTVTSALLKNLPGSERSRVNSALTKLQQKMGELRRRLGQPNHNKQDMLSELNKIKVDDPIDQRKALAEFQQVYRTASLIGSHS is encoded by the exons ATGTCTTCGTGCTGTGGTTCAGTGTGTCTACTGGTCTTACTGGGAGTTGCGTTGGCATGTGGAAGTCCTTTACATTTGCCCGAGGACCTGATACACCTTCAAGAGTCCATCGCAGATCTGCTG gCGCTGAAGGAGCCGGAGATCGGCAGCAAACCTCTCTTCAGTTCTGTCATCAAGAGCGTCGACACCTCGTGCCAG agaaaagaagacatACTGCTGATGAACGCCACTCTGGACGTCTACATGCACATCTTCTCCAGCATCCTGCAGCACGGCCACCGGCACCACGACGGGACCGTGACCTCGGCTCTGCTGAAAAACCTGCCGGGCTCTGAGAGGAGCCGCGTGAACTCGGCTCTGACGAAGCTCCAGCAGAAGATGGGGGAGCTGAGGAGACGCCTGGGCCAACCGAACCACAACAAACAGGATATGCTCAGCGAGCTGAACAAAATAAAG gtcGACGACCCCATCGACCAGAGGAAGGCTCTGGCTGAGTTCCAGCAGGTGTACCGGACGGCTTCTTTGATTGGCTCCCACAGCTGA
- the LOC120802161 gene encoding interferon gamma-like, whose product MVAAMRVVVCVSLWLSVCQVGGSHIPAKMNRTIQSLLQHYRISNKDKFNGKPVFSREPMAGRLETKKVFMGGVLETYEKLIGHMLNELPTPSPETAGSQGGPAAAIPAAPGTASDDGSQAGRTVREDLNYILKKVQELRRHHYQEQDKLLQELRTLGHIQMHNPAIQSKALWELSWLYEEASSLSDTIRMQRRRRRRRQARRVKIHLGA is encoded by the exons ATGGTTGCAGCGATGAGGGTAGTGGTCTGCGTGTCCCTCTGGCTTTCCGTGTGTCAGGTCGGAGGCTCCCACATCCCTGCAAAGATGAACAGAACCATCCAGAGCCTCCTGCAGCACTAT AGGATTTCCAATAAAGACAAGTTTAACGGGAAGCCCGTCTTCTCCAGAGAACCAATGGCTGGCAGACTGGAG acaaaGAAGGTGTTTATGGGTGGCGTTTTGGAGACGTACGAAAAGCTGATTGGCCATATGCTGAACGAGCTGCCTACCCCGAGTCCCGAGACAGCTGGGAGCCAAGGGGGTCCCGCCGCTGCCATCCCCGCTGCCCCCGGCACAGCCAGTGACGACGGGTCGCAAGCGGGCCGGACTGTCAGGGAGGACCTTAACTACATCCTGAAGAAGGTCCAGGAGCTGAGGAGACACCACTACCAGGAGCAGGACAAGCTCCTGCAGGAGCTGCGGACCCTCGGACACATCCAG ATGCATAACCCCGCCATCCAGAGCAAAGCCCTGTGGGAGCTGTCGTGGCTGTACGAGGAGGCGAGCTCGCTGTCCGACACCATCAGGATGCAGAGGAGGCGGCGCCGGCGCCGGCAAGCGCGGAGGGTCAAAATCCATCTGGGGGCCTGA